From Limibacter armeniacum, one genomic window encodes:
- a CDS encoding zinc-dependent alcohol dehydrogenase — protein sequence MKAAFYTGNQKFEIGTCDVVKPAEGEVRLEVAYCGVCGTDVHIYHGVMDTRVKPPQTVGHEASAVVAEVGPGVTNVKVGDKVAVRPLKFGAPHPYDKGFNHVGKNLKFIGIDSAGAFQNSWTVPAYTLHKLPENLSLMHGAFIEPLAVACHDVKIGRVKAGEHCLVIGGGPIGTLIAYVLREKGAHVYISEVNENRLAMLNELGFSTINPVKENLLERIAELTGDAMIDCAFEVSGSAPGAATMTEVVNVRGRIVMVAIHGGEKKPVDLFKFFWAEIELLGARLYEEEDYEEAISIAASGAVPFEQLITQVDTLSNIQSVFETIDNNPAGMKYLIDCQN from the coding sequence ATGAAAGCAGCATTTTATACAGGAAATCAAAAATTTGAGATCGGCACATGTGACGTAGTGAAGCCGGCAGAAGGAGAAGTAAGATTGGAAGTAGCCTACTGTGGCGTCTGCGGTACGGATGTGCACATCTACCACGGTGTGATGGATACAAGGGTAAAACCTCCGCAGACAGTTGGGCACGAGGCTTCGGCAGTAGTGGCGGAAGTAGGACCGGGCGTGACCAACGTAAAAGTGGGCGACAAGGTAGCCGTAAGGCCGTTGAAATTCGGAGCGCCTCATCCGTATGATAAAGGTTTCAACCACGTGGGTAAAAACCTGAAGTTTATCGGTATTGACAGTGCCGGTGCATTCCAGAACAGCTGGACAGTACCTGCCTATACTTTGCACAAGCTGCCTGAAAACCTTTCGCTGATGCACGGTGCCTTTATCGAGCCTTTGGCAGTGGCTTGCCACGACGTGAAGATCGGAAGAGTGAAAGCAGGTGAGCATTGCCTGGTGATTGGCGGTGGACCAATCGGAACGCTGATCGCTTATGTATTGAGAGAGAAAGGCGCGCATGTCTATATCTCTGAAGTAAATGAGAACAGGCTTGCGATGCTGAATGAGTTGGGTTTCAGTACGATTAACCCCGTTAAGGAAAACCTGCTTGAGCGCATTGCTGAACTGACTGGCGATGCTATGATCGATTGTGCCTTTGAGGTATCCGGCTCGGCGCCGGGCGCAGCAACCATGACAGAGGTAGTCAATGTAAGAGGCAGAATCGTGATGGTAGCTATTCATGGCGGAGAGAAAAAGCCGGTTGACCTGTTCAAGTTTTTCTGGGCAGAGATCGAGCTGCTGGGCGCAAGACTTTACGAAGAAGAGGATTATGAGGAAGCCATCAGTATTGCCGCTTCAGGTGCCGTTCCATTCGAGCAGCTGATCACGCAAGTCGATACGCTTTCCAATATTCAGTCGGTATTTGAAACGATCGACAATAATCCGGCAGGTATGAAATACCTGATTGATTGTCAGAACTAA
- a CDS encoding sugar-binding domain-containing protein: MKRIFYLIAIFLIVSCSKQTEPMQRVNDFNFDWKFKLTEQDLAQSPVAISFDDQQWESLNLPHDWVIEHPYDTANANTAPATGYIYGGGIGWYRKHFNLNLEDHQKAFIVFDGVYNHSEVFLNGQKLGGRPYGYVPFQFDMTPYLNKDGKENILAVKVDHTRYADSRWYTGAGIYRNVELVVTDKLHVPVWGTFVTTPEISEEQAMVQVATTVSNQYKAGQTFTLKTEILDAQGQVVSETEEKQQLSAASENTFDVQVAVKKPRLWDIESPYMYTARTTILNEGKQLEEVLTKFGVREIRFDPDSGFFLNGQNRKIKGVCLHHDAGLVGTAVPKGVWRRRLQLLKDGGCNAIRISHNPGSQEFLDLCDEMGFLVQDEFFDEWDNPKDKRWNQKERKQEYVTEGYALQFQEWAEQDLKNTVLAHRNHPSIFQWSIGNEIEWTYPRAQAATGFFNNMNWSGNYFWSEPPFSPEQIKKQLETLPKGKYDIGTTASKLVKWTKEMDTTRPVIANCILPSASHLTDYGKSLDIVGYSYRRVLYDYGHELYPDKVIMGTENLAQYHEWKAIMERPFIAGTFFWTGIHYMGEIRGPWPQKGSGSGMVDFAGFPNPSYHMIKTLWTDKPHTFIATQQLEKSINKIDPATGKLVAKKPDAWKQALWNWHKVNNHWNYPEGQMISVEIYSNCDEIELFLNDRSLGKRTLDEFEDHIYKWGVAFETGELKAVGTKDGETQVTYLNTAGNPVGVTLVADRTHLKTDGYDVAHVVAQLVDAAGNPVSHTERKVTFNLPEGVRLLGVDNGALENVQLHRTNELVTHQGRALLVLQSIRSKEGQVDVSVSSDGLKGDQLKLVLQESDNKQDNIEFASVKN; encoded by the coding sequence ATGAAGAGAATTTTTTATCTGATTGCAATATTTCTAATCGTTAGCTGCAGTAAGCAAACTGAGCCAATGCAGAGAGTCAATGACTTTAATTTTGACTGGAAATTTAAGCTGACGGAACAGGATTTGGCTCAATCTCCTGTTGCAATCAGTTTCGATGATCAGCAATGGGAAAGCCTTAATCTGCCACATGATTGGGTCATTGAACACCCTTATGACACTGCCAACGCTAACACTGCACCTGCCACAGGTTATATTTATGGAGGAGGCATCGGTTGGTACAGAAAACATTTTAACCTCAATTTAGAAGATCATCAGAAAGCATTTATCGTCTTTGACGGTGTATACAACCACTCAGAAGTATTCCTGAACGGACAGAAACTTGGCGGACGTCCTTATGGCTACGTGCCGTTTCAGTTTGACATGACGCCTTACCTGAATAAGGATGGAAAAGAAAACATATTGGCTGTAAAAGTAGACCATACACGCTATGCGGACAGCCGTTGGTATACCGGAGCGGGCATCTATCGAAATGTGGAACTGGTCGTGACAGACAAACTTCATGTGCCGGTTTGGGGCACTTTTGTAACAACCCCTGAAATTTCTGAGGAGCAGGCAATGGTTCAGGTAGCCACTACGGTGTCAAATCAATATAAGGCCGGACAAACTTTTACGCTGAAAACGGAAATACTGGACGCACAAGGTCAGGTAGTATCCGAAACAGAAGAGAAGCAGCAGCTTTCGGCAGCTTCGGAAAACACATTTGATGTGCAGGTAGCCGTGAAAAAGCCAAGACTTTGGGACATTGAGAGTCCTTATATGTACACGGCACGCACAACTATCCTGAATGAAGGAAAGCAACTGGAGGAAGTGCTGACAAAATTTGGCGTTCGTGAGATTCGCTTTGATCCGGATTCAGGGTTTTTCCTTAATGGACAGAACCGCAAGATCAAGGGCGTGTGTCTTCACCATGATGCTGGACTCGTTGGAACGGCAGTGCCAAAAGGCGTTTGGAGAAGAAGGCTGCAACTGTTGAAAGACGGCGGCTGTAACGCGATTAGAATTTCTCACAACCCAGGTTCTCAGGAGTTCCTTGACCTTTGTGATGAAATGGGCTTTTTGGTGCAGGATGAATTCTTTGATGAGTGGGACAACCCTAAAGACAAACGCTGGAATCAGAAAGAGAGAAAACAGGAATATGTAACAGAGGGCTATGCCCTGCAGTTTCAGGAATGGGCAGAGCAGGATCTGAAAAATACAGTACTCGCACACCGCAACCACCCTTCCATTTTTCAATGGAGTATCGGTAATGAGATTGAGTGGACATACCCTAGAGCACAGGCGGCTACAGGCTTCTTCAACAACATGAACTGGAGCGGCAACTATTTCTGGTCAGAACCGCCATTCTCGCCGGAGCAAATCAAAAAGCAATTGGAAACCTTGCCGAAAGGCAAATACGATATCGGAACAACAGCGAGCAAGCTGGTGAAATGGACCAAGGAAATGGATACCACAAGACCAGTGATCGCCAACTGTATCCTGCCATCAGCAAGCCACTTGACTGACTACGGCAAATCACTGGACATTGTGGGTTATAGCTACCGTCGTGTGCTGTATGATTACGGACATGAACTATACCCAGACAAGGTGATCATGGGTACCGAAAATTTGGCGCAGTACCATGAGTGGAAAGCCATTATGGAAAGACCATTTATTGCGGGTACTTTCTTCTGGACAGGTATCCATTATATGGGTGAAATCCGTGGTCCGTGGCCACAAAAGGGTAGCGGCTCAGGCATGGTTGATTTTGCGGGTTTCCCTAACCCTTCTTACCATATGATCAAGACACTGTGGACGGATAAGCCACATACGTTTATCGCTACACAGCAATTGGAAAAATCCATCAACAAAATAGATCCTGCCACAGGGAAATTAGTTGCCAAAAAACCGGATGCATGGAAACAGGCGCTTTGGAATTGGCATAAGGTCAACAATCACTGGAATTACCCTGAAGGACAGATGATCAGCGTGGAGATCTACTCTAACTGCGATGAGATCGAGCTGTTCCTCAACGACAGAAGCTTGGGTAAAAGAACATTGGATGAGTTTGAGGACCATATCTACAAGTGGGGTGTGGCTTTCGAGACTGGAGAGCTGAAAGCAGTCGGCACCAAGGATGGTGAAACACAAGTGACTTACCTGAATACAGCAGGCAATCCGGTAGGGGTGACATTGGTGGCAGACCGTACACACCTTAAGACTGACGGCTATGATGTAGCACATGTCGTAGCACAGCTTGTGGATGCAGCCGGAAACCCAGTGAGCCATACAGAAAGAAAAGTGACTTTTAACCTGCCTGAAGGAGTTCGCCTGTTGGGCGTGGACAATGGGGCATTGGAAAATGTACAGCTTCACAGAACCAATGAGCTGGTAACCCATCAGGGAAGGGCTTTGCTGGTATTGCAATCCATCCGAAGCAAAGAAGGGCAGGTAGATGTATCGGTAAGCAGTGACGGACTGAAAGGGGACCAGCTGAAACTCGTATTGCAGGAATCGGATAACAAGCAGGATAACATTGAATTCGCATCAGTAAAAAATTAA
- a CDS encoding winged helix-turn-helix transcriptional regulator, which produces MSGFHNFGDKTVIHYHLISEKLRFNELRKLMLTVTKRTLSLQLKSLEEDNLIRRTV; this is translated from the coding sequence ATGTCCGGCTTCCACAATTTTGGCGATAAAACCGTCATCCATTACCACCTGATCAGTGAGAAACTGCGTTTCAATGAACTGAGGAAATTGATGCTGACTGTAACAAAAAGAACGTTAAGTTTACAGCTCAAGTCCTTGGAGGAAGACAATCTGATCAGAAGGACGGTTTAG
- a CDS encoding AraC family transcriptional regulator, protein MKAVLEKIHVPEKQSLIAYHYEKPSFETPWHFHPEHELTYIKKSSGIRYVGNSMAAFEEGDLVLIASQLPHCWKNDEHYQSTSKALVIQWHTQLFHDIPELQAIHRLLKLAQRGISFSAVSAALVDKMEEVIEAPPLNKYLLLHEILDELANRTDYQLLAGDSYVYDHSPETSNRIMKVQQFVQQHYKQKIMLTDIAHELHMSEQSFSRFFSKVMQRSFFIYLNEYRINIASRMLLETDRQVAEIGFECGYESLPFFYKQFKKFKHCSPLVFRKMFSKAQH, encoded by the coding sequence ATGAAAGCTGTTTTAGAAAAAATTCATGTTCCGGAGAAACAATCCCTGATTGCCTACCATTATGAGAAACCATCTTTTGAGACGCCTTGGCATTTCCATCCGGAACATGAGCTAACCTATATTAAGAAAAGCAGCGGCATCCGATATGTGGGGAACAGTATGGCTGCTTTTGAAGAGGGTGACTTGGTACTGATTGCCAGTCAGCTTCCTCATTGCTGGAAGAATGATGAACACTACCAAAGCACTTCCAAGGCACTTGTCATACAATGGCATACACAACTTTTTCATGATATTCCAGAGCTGCAGGCAATCCATCGGCTACTGAAATTGGCACAAAGAGGGATCAGCTTTTCTGCTGTCAGTGCCGCCTTGGTGGATAAGATGGAAGAAGTCATAGAGGCTCCTCCTCTCAACAAATACCTGCTGCTGCATGAGATTCTTGATGAACTTGCCAACAGAACTGACTACCAGTTATTGGCGGGTGACTCCTATGTGTATGACCATTCTCCTGAAACCTCCAACCGGATCATGAAAGTGCAGCAATTCGTTCAGCAGCATTACAAGCAGAAAATCATGCTGACGGACATTGCCCATGAATTGCATATGAGTGAGCAGTCTTTCTCAAGGTTCTTTAGCAAGGTGATGCAGCGCTCATTTTTTATCTACCTGAATGAGTACCGGATCAATATTGCGAGCCGGATGCTACTGGAAACCGATAGGCAAGTGGCTGAAATCGGATTTGAATGTGGCTATGAGAGTTTGCCATTCTTTTATAAACAGTTCAAGAAATTCAAGCATTGCTCTCCACTTGTTTTCCGGAAAATGTTTAGCAAAGCACAGCATTAA
- a CDS encoding ferredoxin--NADP reductase, with translation MELEVVNIEALTEDCKAFYFAVPKGKIPFKAGQFLTFVLKINQEEIRRSYSICTAEETDPFIGVAVKRVKGGLVSNYLNDHINIGDKLKIEAPAGQFVYEPDKEVTPEVLLIAGGSGITPMLSIIKTALYQHPTKRLSLLYVNRSEADIIFYKALKQLEHQFPDRLKIVHYLNEAHKGSVIVEKKLFGLFNSKSFNKDGFITTAKAQEIITSFSLSNQTPVYLCGPIGLMNIMEESLQHMGFQQLRKEHFVSNLTPSNVKVPSNAIGKATITVRLNGKKQQFDVLKGQSILEGAVLSGIDLPHSCKQGNCTACYGVCTSGDVAMITDEALTDEELAEGGILACVGYPTTKKVSIKL, from the coding sequence ATGGAGCTGGAAGTCGTAAATATAGAAGCACTGACAGAGGATTGTAAGGCTTTTTATTTTGCTGTGCCTAAAGGGAAAATCCCGTTCAAGGCTGGGCAATTCCTCACCTTTGTCCTGAAAATCAACCAAGAAGAAATCAGAAGGTCTTACTCTATCTGCACCGCAGAAGAAACCGATCCTTTTATAGGAGTGGCAGTCAAAAGAGTAAAAGGAGGGCTAGTCTCCAACTACCTGAATGACCACATCAACATTGGAGACAAGCTAAAAATAGAGGCTCCCGCCGGTCAGTTTGTCTACGAGCCAGACAAGGAAGTGACGCCTGAAGTACTGCTTATTGCCGGTGGCAGTGGCATTACCCCTATGCTTTCCATTATCAAAACTGCCCTTTACCAGCACCCGACCAAGCGGCTGTCCCTTTTATATGTCAACCGTTCTGAAGCTGATATCATCTTCTATAAGGCTCTGAAGCAGTTAGAGCATCAGTTCCCTGACCGCTTGAAAATTGTGCATTACCTGAATGAAGCGCATAAAGGAAGTGTCATCGTAGAAAAGAAACTCTTTGGACTTTTCAACAGCAAGTCGTTCAACAAAGATGGGTTTATCACCACTGCAAAAGCCCAAGAAATCATCACCAGTTTCTCACTTTCCAATCAGACGCCTGTGTACCTGTGTGGTCCAATCGGATTGATGAATATCATGGAGGAAAGCCTCCAACACATGGGATTTCAGCAGCTCCGTAAAGAACATTTTGTATCCAACCTTACGCCTTCCAATGTCAAAGTCCCCTCCAATGCAATTGGAAAGGCGACTATAACCGTGCGCCTGAATGGTAAAAAGCAACAGTTTGACGTCTTGAAAGGGCAATCCATTCTTGAAGGGGCTGTCTTATCGGGCATCGACTTGCCGCATTCCTGCAAGCAGGGCAACTGTACTGCCTGCTACGGAGTCTGTACTTCCGGCGATGTAGCCATGATCACGGACGAAGCACTGACAGATGAAGAGTTGGCAGAAGGCGGCATCCTTGCCTGTGTTGGTTACCCAACCACCAAAAAAGTAAGTATCAAACTATAA
- a CDS encoding fatty acid desaturase, protein MVNPQDYIQEAPWAKVDMPRNEFRQFMQKNNLYGILNTLLWIISLFGTGYLAYLSLDSYWVIPAFFLYGVMYCACDARWHESSHGTVFKTPWMNTALCFIATAMQQRDIIFTNWSHVRHHSYTIINDIDPEITVTRPPTFWEHFLNFFSLGESKYYIPVLVKHAFGIVSEDARKFVPEEEYNRMFWWARASLLLNLIPIIVAGLTQSWLPLLFVGPLPKMYGNIIQRSFVLAQHAGLDEDVWDHRKNSRTILVNPFFGFLFMNMQYHVEHHMYPLMPFHQLPRFHRRVQDQMPKPYKGMIEVYREMIPALIKQSKDTTYFIDRKVPGAEEPQKVVRIKEMEASSAMIPMAAKGAETVMANQTTSAVPEELEWHAVTSVKDLASNDVINVKIEGTDYAIVHTDKGEYYSVSGICTHEHAYMADGVVESCTISCPKHNSKFDLKTGNALNRPAKKALKTYPVKVEDGQVLIGLAAETIKS, encoded by the coding sequence ATGGTAAACCCTCAAGACTATATACAGGAAGCCCCGTGGGCAAAAGTTGACATGCCTCGAAACGAATTCAGGCAGTTTATGCAGAAAAACAACCTTTATGGTATCCTCAATACCTTGTTGTGGATCATCTCCCTATTCGGGACGGGGTATTTGGCTTATTTATCTTTAGACTCCTATTGGGTGATTCCTGCCTTTTTCCTTTATGGCGTGATGTACTGTGCCTGTGATGCCCGTTGGCATGAAAGCTCCCACGGCACTGTTTTCAAAACTCCTTGGATGAACACCGCACTTTGTTTTATTGCTACCGCAATGCAACAAAGAGATATTATTTTTACAAACTGGTCCCATGTCAGGCATCATTCCTATACCATAATCAATGATATCGATCCTGAAATTACGGTCACCAGACCACCTACTTTTTGGGAACATTTCCTTAACTTTTTCAGTTTGGGCGAGTCCAAGTACTATATTCCTGTTTTGGTCAAACATGCTTTCGGAATCGTCAGCGAGGATGCCCGAAAATTTGTCCCTGAAGAAGAATATAACCGTATGTTCTGGTGGGCAAGAGCCAGCCTGCTGCTGAATCTTATCCCCATCATCGTGGCTGGTTTAACACAATCATGGCTTCCTTTGCTGTTTGTCGGACCGCTTCCGAAGATGTACGGCAATATTATCCAGCGTTCGTTTGTGCTTGCCCAACACGCAGGACTTGATGAGGACGTGTGGGATCACCGCAAAAACTCAAGAACCATTCTGGTTAACCCATTTTTCGGTTTTCTATTTATGAATATGCAATACCATGTGGAGCATCATATGTATCCACTGATGCCATTCCACCAGTTGCCTCGCTTTCATAGACGGGTACAGGACCAAATGCCGAAGCCATACAAAGGCATGATCGAGGTTTACCGCGAAATGATTCCTGCCCTGATCAAGCAAAGTAAAGACACCACTTATTTTATTGACCGTAAGGTACCGGGTGCAGAAGAACCCCAAAAGGTTGTCCGCATCAAGGAGATGGAAGCTTCAAGTGCCATGATCCCTATGGCTGCCAAAGGAGCGGAAACCGTTATGGCCAATCAGACAACTTCTGCTGTGCCTGAAGAATTGGAGTGGCATGCTGTGACTTCGGTAAAAGACCTTGCGTCCAATGATGTCATCAATGTCAAAATTGAAGGAACTGATTATGCCATTGTCCATACGGATAAGGGCGAATATTATAGCGTCAGCGGCATCTGTACCCATGAACATGCCTATATGGCTGATGGTGTAGTGGAAAGCTGTACCATTTCATGTCCGAAACACAACTCCAAATTTGATTTGAAGACCGGCAACGCACTGAACAGACCTGCTAAAAAAGCCTTGAAAACCTATCCGGTAAAAGTGGAAGATGGACAGGTTCTGATAGGATTGGCAGCCGAAACGATTAAGTCATAA
- a CDS encoding Zn-dependent alcohol dehydrogenase, which produces MSIQAKAAIADGKGGFVIDIIEVGDPMPDEILVKVKATGLCHTDHDSLSWGKPIVLGHEGAGVVEKVGKEVRDFKIGDKVILNWATPCLQCFQCQEGNQHICEQNSPVTAGGNGYTPGHAHLEGTKWKGETIERSFNLGTLSEYTLVKASACIKLESEMPFSSASVISCGVMTGYGSVVNSAKLQAGSSAVVLGTGGVGLNVIQGARIAGAAMIIAVDINPDRLEMATRFGATHTLLADPNDKGLLNTAREVKEMTNGRGADYAFECTAIPALGAAPLAMIRNAGTAVQVSGIEEEITIDMRLFEWDKIYINPLYGKCRPQIDFPKLVSLYNKGTLMLDEMITNTYPLEELQLALEDMLAGKNAKGVILLEA; this is translated from the coding sequence ATGAGCATACAAGCAAAAGCCGCCATTGCAGATGGAAAAGGAGGGTTCGTCATCGACATCATAGAAGTAGGTGACCCAATGCCCGATGAAATTTTGGTCAAGGTAAAAGCTACAGGGCTTTGCCATACTGACCATGATTCCCTCTCATGGGGGAAACCCATTGTTTTAGGACATGAAGGAGCTGGCGTTGTCGAAAAAGTAGGAAAGGAAGTCCGTGATTTCAAAATCGGTGACAAAGTGATCCTGAATTGGGCAACTCCTTGTCTGCAATGTTTCCAATGTCAGGAAGGGAATCAGCATATCTGTGAACAAAATTCTCCTGTCACCGCCGGTGGTAATGGCTATACACCCGGACACGCCCACTTGGAAGGTACCAAATGGAAAGGTGAAACAATCGAACGGTCTTTTAATCTCGGCACCCTCTCAGAATATACCCTTGTCAAAGCATCTGCCTGTATCAAACTGGAAAGTGAAATGCCGTTCAGCTCTGCCAGCGTGATCAGTTGCGGTGTGATGACCGGCTATGGGTCTGTGGTCAATTCAGCTAAGCTTCAGGCAGGCAGCTCTGCAGTTGTACTCGGCACGGGTGGCGTCGGTTTGAATGTGATTCAAGGCGCCCGAATTGCCGGTGCTGCCATGATCATCGCCGTTGACATTAACCCTGATCGATTGGAAATGGCTACCCGATTTGGCGCCACCCATACCCTCTTGGCAGATCCGAATGACAAGGGATTGCTTAATACAGCTCGTGAGGTAAAAGAAATGACCAATGGCAGAGGGGCTGACTATGCTTTTGAGTGTACTGCCATTCCTGCGTTGGGAGCGGCTCCACTCGCCATGATCAGAAATGCGGGAACTGCGGTACAGGTAAGTGGGATTGAAGAAGAAATCACCATTGACATGCGCCTTTTTGAATGGGATAAAATCTATATCAACCCATTGTATGGAAAATGCAGACCACAGATTGACTTTCCCAAACTTGTATCACTGTATAATAAGGGTACACTGATGCTCGATGAAATGATCACCAATACCTATCCTCTGGAAGAACTTCAATTGGCATTGGAAGATATGCTGGCAGGAAAAAATGCAAAAGGCGTAATTTTATTGGAAGCATGA
- a CDS encoding alpha/beta hydrolase yields MSNSSFRTTERSMPKFERENLRFITVKSRHLQGRGDICVFVPQDVKEENLPIAILLHGVYGSAWVWSFLGGAHLTAQQMIEEGRIRPMVLAMPSDGLWGDGSGYLKHHSGQDFEKWIVEDVVQAVRENISCTSSSSPLFIGGLSMGGFGALKLGSKYGHLFKGISAHSAITEVEQMQLFVEEPLENYRQHERSDEDVLTSIRQSPQLPALRFDCGTSDELIDFNRHLHKQLIDHNIEHQYEEFDGGHQWEYWQLHLQDSLCFFDRLLP; encoded by the coding sequence ATGAGCAATTCATCATTCAGAACAACAGAACGCTCCATGCCGAAGTTTGAAAGGGAAAACCTTCGGTTTATCACTGTTAAGTCCAGACATTTGCAAGGGCGTGGAGATATTTGCGTATTTGTACCCCAAGATGTAAAGGAAGAAAACTTGCCTATCGCAATCCTGCTGCATGGAGTTTATGGAAGTGCATGGGTCTGGTCTTTCTTGGGAGGCGCACACCTGACTGCCCAACAAATGATAGAGGAAGGACGCATCCGACCGATGGTACTTGCTATGCCTTCTGACGGACTTTGGGGTGACGGATCTGGATACCTGAAGCACCACAGCGGACAGGACTTTGAAAAATGGATCGTGGAAGATGTCGTACAAGCGGTCAGAGAGAATATTTCTTGTACCTCTTCCTCTTCGCCCCTTTTTATTGGAGGGCTTTCCATGGGAGGATTTGGTGCACTGAAATTAGGTTCCAAATACGGGCATTTGTTCAAAGGCATTTCTGCCCATAGCGCTATCACGGAAGTTGAACAAATGCAGCTGTTTGTAGAAGAGCCACTGGAAAATTACCGTCAACACGAGCGGTCTGACGAAGATGTCTTGACCAGCATACGCCAAAGTCCTCAATTGCCTGCGCTCCGATTTGATTGCGGCACGTCAGATGAACTGATTGACTTTAACAGGCACTTGCATAAGCAACTGATCGATCACAATATCGAACACCAATACGAGGAATTTGATGGCGGGCATCAATGGGAATATTGGCAGCTACACCTTCAGGATTCACTCTGCTTTTTTGATCGCCTGCTGCCTTAA
- a CDS encoding sulfatase translates to MKHNFLIRPIFFLTVLLNMLCTGQLLAQKKTNIILLFADDAGYHDFGFQGSKTFPTPHLDKLASEGMIMREAYTTAAVCGPSRAGLLTGMYQQRFGFEENNVPGYMSTSSNKIGDEMGLPVHLKTIADYLEPLGYQSIILGKWHMGNADKYHPLGRGFDEFYGFRGGARSFFPLSQKEAFDRPADRMERGFGNFQEPDKYLTDALADEACDFMDRNKNKPFFMYVSFNAVHAPLHATKEDLEKVKGLTGKRKMLAAMTIAMDRACGQILGKLKELGLDENTLVVFANDNGGPDGTLTCNYPLSGCKSNHLEGGIRVPCIVKLPKVIKAGTVYQQPVSMLDMLPTFVNAAGGNAAEIQGLDGVDLIPYLTGENNSVPHEVLFWKKENRGVVRQGDWKMLRFPDRPAELYNIAEDISESNNLAYEYPDKVREMYKLLFEWEGTLERPLWQLKRVYEVNAMKRMDEKRTPVLDN, encoded by the coding sequence ATGAAACATAATTTTTTAATTAGACCTATTTTCTTCTTGACGGTCCTGCTCAATATGCTTTGCACAGGACAACTTTTGGCACAGAAAAAGACCAACATTATACTTCTTTTTGCGGACGATGCTGGTTACCATGATTTCGGTTTTCAGGGAAGCAAGACCTTTCCTACCCCGCACCTCGATAAGCTGGCTTCTGAGGGAATGATCATGCGGGAAGCCTATACCACCGCAGCGGTATGCGGTCCTTCACGGGCTGGTTTGCTGACGGGAATGTATCAGCAAAGGTTTGGTTTTGAGGAGAACAATGTGCCGGGCTATATGAGTACTTCTTCTAATAAGATAGGCGATGAAATGGGATTGCCTGTTCACCTGAAAACCATTGCAGACTATTTGGAACCACTGGGTTACCAATCTATCATTTTAGGGAAATGGCATATGGGCAATGCCGATAAGTATCACCCATTGGGTAGAGGTTTTGATGAATTTTATGGGTTCAGAGGAGGAGCCAGAAGCTTTTTCCCACTTTCGCAGAAGGAAGCATTTGACAGACCAGCAGATAGGATGGAAAGAGGATTCGGCAATTTTCAGGAGCCTGATAAGTACCTGACCGATGCCCTAGCTGACGAGGCCTGTGACTTTATGGACAGAAACAAGAACAAGCCATTCTTTATGTATGTCTCTTTCAATGCTGTACATGCACCACTGCACGCGACAAAAGAAGATTTGGAAAAAGTGAAGGGGCTGACAGGCAAACGGAAAATGTTGGCAGCCATGACCATTGCGATGGACAGGGCTTGTGGACAGATTCTGGGTAAGCTGAAGGAACTAGGATTGGATGAAAACACCTTGGTGGTTTTTGCCAACGACAATGGTGGTCCCGACGGTACCTTAACCTGCAACTATCCTTTGAGTGGCTGCAAGTCCAACCATTTGGAAGGGGGAATCAGGGTACCGTGTATTGTCAAATTGCCAAAAGTGATCAAGGCAGGAACAGTGTATCAGCAACCTGTTAGCATGTTGGATATGTTGCCAACTTTTGTCAATGCAGCTGGAGGAAATGCGGCTGAAATCCAAGGATTGGACGGTGTCGACCTTATTCCATATCTGACAGGTGAAAACAACTCGGTGCCTCATGAAGTATTGTTTTGGAAGAAGGAAAACAGGGGAGTGGTACGTCAGGGAGACTGGAAAATGCTCCGTTTTCCGGACAGACCTGCCGAACTGTATAATATAGCGGAGGATATTTCGGAGTCCAATAATTTGGCATATGAGTACCCTGACAAAGTAAGGGAAATGTATAAGCTGCTTTTTGAGTGGGAAGGAACACTGGAAAGACCGCTTTGGCAGCTGAAGCGCGTTTATGAGGTCAACGCGATGAAACGGATGGATGAGAAAAGAACACCCGTACTGGATAATTGA